The following proteins are encoded in a genomic region of Phycisphaerales bacterium:
- the dacB gene encoding D-alanyl-D-alanine carboxypeptidase/D-alanyl-D-alanine-endopeptidase yields the protein MASAVVRRGWSWDGTGAWARSRIAVLAVLIAALPSLADLQRDLERAIAQAGLDGLDVGVSVVDLRTGRRVADIDAFDPLIPASNMKLLTSATALITLGDDFMFETRFVLAGDTLVIVGSGDPGLGDPALLADLPEPMDVETLLDFIADAIVRAGPTTIREIVIDDRVFDRNTVHEDWPHDQLQYYYCTEVGGLNFHLNIANVFARPTSLNQPARIVLEPDASSIEIENTTQTAATRTPSGRPHPSSISIHRSEQGNRWRISGEVSRSVGAPTALRDTAIVFGELLAERLESRGVEIGAAHALPAEAVRRTGMDETHQGTTVLVIKTPMPEVLRRCNTDSYNMHAEALFKRVGHEVANQPGSWVLGAAAMRSTLTDALGPSSLDGLRVSDGSGMSRQNQVSPATLTALLAHMHVLGDESARQLFRDSLARSGEGTLRRGFIETRDLRHDVLAKTGYLNHVRTISGYIVPKGGSEPIAAFSILMNGFRSNDSLRSRELRNEMVRLIDREVARMRSGAVVVEPGTP from the coding sequence ATGGCATCGGCTGTTGTTCGGCGGGGATGGTCTTGGGACGGCACGGGCGCCTGGGCCCGATCGAGGATTGCGGTGCTGGCCGTGCTCATCGCGGCACTGCCCTCGCTGGCCGATCTCCAGCGAGACCTGGAGCGGGCCATCGCCCAGGCAGGGCTCGATGGCCTTGACGTGGGCGTCAGCGTGGTGGATCTCCGCACGGGGCGGCGGGTGGCCGATATCGACGCGTTCGACCCCTTGATTCCCGCCTCGAACATGAAGCTGCTGACCAGCGCGACGGCCTTGATCACGCTGGGCGATGACTTCATGTTCGAGACCCGGTTTGTGCTGGCCGGCGACACGCTCGTGATCGTGGGCTCGGGCGATCCGGGCCTGGGCGACCCTGCTCTGCTTGCCGACCTGCCCGAGCCGATGGACGTCGAGACGCTGCTGGACTTCATCGCCGACGCGATCGTGCGAGCGGGCCCGACGACGATCCGCGAGATCGTGATCGATGACCGGGTGTTCGACCGGAACACGGTGCACGAAGACTGGCCGCACGATCAGTTGCAGTACTACTACTGCACCGAGGTCGGGGGTCTGAACTTCCACCTGAACATCGCCAACGTGTTCGCCCGGCCGACCTCGCTGAACCAGCCAGCCCGCATCGTGCTGGAACCCGACGCAAGTAGCATCGAGATCGAGAATACGACGCAGACGGCGGCCACACGCACACCGTCGGGCCGTCCGCACCCCAGCAGCATCTCCATCCACCGTTCCGAGCAGGGCAACCGGTGGCGCATTTCGGGCGAGGTTTCACGCTCCGTCGGCGCCCCCACCGCGCTGCGTGACACTGCCATTGTGTTTGGCGAGTTGCTGGCCGAGCGGCTCGAGAGCCGCGGGGTCGAGATCGGCGCGGCGCACGCCCTGCCTGCCGAGGCCGTACGTCGCACCGGCATGGACGAAACACATCAGGGCACGACGGTGCTGGTCATCAAGACGCCCATGCCCGAGGTGTTGCGACGCTGCAACACCGATAGCTACAACATGCACGCCGAAGCACTCTTCAAGCGCGTTGGCCACGAAGTCGCCAACCAGCCCGGAAGTTGGGTGCTGGGCGCCGCGGCGATGCGGTCCACGCTGACCGATGCACTCGGCCCCTCGTCGCTCGATGGGCTGCGTGTTTCCGATGGCAGCGGCATGAGCCGGCAGAACCAGGTGTCGCCGGCCACGCTGACGGCCCTGCTGGCCCATATGCACGTCCTCGGCGACGAATCGGCCCGGCAGTTGTTCCGGGATTCGCTGGCCCGTTCGGGCGAGGGCACGCTGCGGCGTGGCTTCATCGAGACGCGCGACCTGCGCCACGACGTCCTGGCCAAGACGGGGTACCTGAATCACGTGCGAACAATCTCGGGCTATATCGTGCCCAAGGGCGGCAGCGAGCCGATCGCGGCGTTTTCGATCCTGATGAATGGCTTTCGCTCCAACGATAGCCTGCGCAGCCGCGAACTTCGCAACGAGATGGTCAGGCTGATCGATCGCGAGGTCGCCCGAATGCGCTCGGGCGCGGTCGTGGTCGAGCCCGGGACGCCTTGA
- a CDS encoding response regulator — protein MTTKPDPQAHAGAEEPLTGTVLVVDDNAQNAELLEAYLDDLGITVQVAHDGQAALDAVATQPPDLILMDIMMPRMSGYQATERLKGNPTTRDIPIIMVTALGEVGDVERAVDCGADDFLTKPVNKLELLTRVRSLLRVRKLQTDLNKAQAQLRKFLRED, from the coding sequence ATGACCACCAAGCCAGATCCACAAGCCCATGCCGGCGCCGAAGAGCCGCTGACCGGCACCGTGCTCGTGGTCGATGACAACGCCCAGAACGCCGAACTGCTCGAGGCCTACCTGGACGACCTGGGCATCACCGTCCAGGTCGCCCACGACGGCCAGGCCGCCCTGGATGCAGTCGCCACCCAGCCCCCCGATCTCATCCTGATGGACATCATGATGCCGCGCATGAGCGGCTATCAGGCCACCGAGCGGCTCAAGGGCAACCCGACCACGCGCGACATCCCCATCATCATGGTTACGGCCCTGGGGGAGGTCGGCGACGTTGAGCGGGCTGTTGATTGCGGGGCCGACGACTTCCTGACCAAGCCGGTCAACAAGCTCGAACTGCTTACCCGGGTCCGCTCGCTGCTCCGCGTGCGCAAGCTCCAGACCGACCTGAACAAGGCACAGGCCCAGCTCCGCAAGTTCCTTCGCGAAGACTGA
- the rplT gene encoding 50S ribosomal protein L20, whose product MPRVRIGSARNRSRKRLLKQARGYYGARKNHRYLAKDAIIRGGAFAYAHRRLRKRDMRKLWITRITAACKMRGTRYSVVISGLKMAGISLNRKMLSQIAIEDPKLFDSLVETAIKNTRAGNPGEFKPAAA is encoded by the coding sequence ATGCCCCGCGTTCGCATCGGCTCTGCTCGTAACCGTTCCCGCAAGCGTCTTCTCAAGCAGGCCCGCGGCTACTACGGCGCCCGCAAGAACCACCGCTACCTGGCCAAGGACGCGATCATCCGCGGCGGCGCGTTTGCCTACGCCCACCGCCGCCTGCGCAAGCGCGACATGCGCAAGCTCTGGATCACCCGCATCACTGCTGCCTGCAAGATGCGCGGCACGCGGTACAGCGTCGTCATCAGCGGCCTGAAGATGGCCGGCATCTCGCTGAACCGCAAGATGCTCAGCCAGATCGCCATCGAAGACCCCAAGCTGTTTGACTCGCTGGTCGAAACCGCGATCAAGAACACTCGCGCGGGCAACCCGGGCGAGTTCAAGCCCGCGGCGGCCTGA
- the rpmI gene encoding 50S ribosomal protein L35, with product MPKTKPHKGTLKRIRISKTGKVRHRSANHKHLSSHKSAKRLRHLRKDPIMANPDAKRLEKLLFRRLRGRNQPKSTMKRSPSPEQRRAEREAATKES from the coding sequence ATGCCGAAGACCAAGCCTCACAAGGGCACGCTCAAGCGAATCCGTATCTCCAAGACGGGCAAGGTCCGCCACCGCTCGGCGAACCACAAGCACTTGAGCTCGCACAAGTCGGCCAAGCGCCTGCGCCACCTGCGCAAGGACCCGATCATGGCCAACCCGGACGCCAAGCGTCTGGAGAAGCTGCTGTTCCGCCGCCTGCGCGGCCGCAACCAGCCCAAGAGCACCATGAAGCGGAGCCCCAGCCCCGAGCAGCGTCGCGCCGAGCGCGAGGCCGCCACGAAGGAAAGCTGA
- a CDS encoding sigma-70 family RNA polymerase sigma factor — protein MPEPDERLFEQYRAGDLEAFRELVDRYRNDLVRFLYRLTGSAHAAEDVFQDTFLQVHTSAASFDTSRRFKPWLFTIAANKGRDYLRKKGRRPASELNAPIASDGEGATFIDLLEVEIPPPDAGLERAELERLVQDAVQRLSPTLREILLLAYFQRLSYAQIADDLEIPLGTVKSRLHAAVASFAKHWKAVMHENSLTEKGHDLKRTGGQTGGAGQ, from the coding sequence GTGCCAGAACCCGACGAGCGGCTATTCGAGCAGTATCGAGCGGGTGATCTGGAGGCGTTCCGGGAGTTGGTCGATCGTTATCGGAACGACCTGGTCCGGTTCCTCTACCGCCTGACCGGCTCGGCCCACGCCGCCGAGGACGTGTTCCAGGACACCTTCCTCCAGGTGCACACGTCGGCGGCCAGTTTCGACACTTCTCGGAGGTTCAAACCGTGGTTATTCACGATCGCGGCGAACAAGGGGCGTGACTACCTGCGTAAGAAGGGCAGGCGGCCGGCAAGCGAACTGAACGCGCCGATCGCCAGCGACGGCGAAGGGGCCACCTTCATCGACCTGCTCGAGGTCGAGATTCCCCCTCCCGACGCGGGACTGGAGCGGGCGGAACTGGAGCGCCTCGTGCAGGACGCGGTGCAGCGGCTCTCGCCAACGCTCAGGGAGATTCTGCTCTTGGCTTACTTCCAGCGGCTCAGCTACGCCCAGATCGCCGACGACTTGGAGATCCCCCTGGGGACGGTCAAGAGCCGGCTGCACGCGGCCGTGGCGTCGTTCGCCAAGCACTGGAAGGCCGTGATGCACGAGAACAGCCTGACCGAGAAGGGCCATGACCTCAAGCGGACGGGCGGCCAGACGGGGGGAGCGGGACAATGA
- a CDS encoding sigma-70 family RNA polymerase sigma factor, with amino-acid sequence MPSHDREPLDASADSEAQTRALVLRAAVGDEDAWRELVNAYARRVYGLLRSRGCDQARAEEITQSVFVTVARVLGQGGYQEQGRFDAWLFRIAMNRLRDDARARKRRATHELGDAAAGLEAHQPAEHDDTDGLHAALAGLPEADRQVIELRHRADMSFKQIAEMLGQPLGTVLARHHRALRKLRAVLEATKTTESTA; translated from the coding sequence ATGCCCAGCCACGACCGAGAACCTCTCGATGCATCTGCCGACAGCGAGGCCCAGACTCGTGCGCTCGTGCTGCGCGCTGCGGTGGGCGACGAGGATGCCTGGCGCGAGTTGGTCAACGCCTACGCCCGCCGGGTCTACGGCTTGCTCCGCAGCAGGGGCTGCGACCAGGCGCGGGCTGAGGAGATCACCCAGAGCGTGTTCGTGACGGTGGCACGGGTGCTCGGGCAAGGTGGGTATCAGGAGCAGGGCCGATTCGACGCGTGGCTGTTCCGCATCGCCATGAACCGCCTGCGCGACGACGCCCGGGCCCGCAAACGCCGGGCGACGCACGAGTTGGGCGATGCGGCCGCGGGCCTGGAGGCTCACCAGCCGGCCGAACATGACGACACCGATGGACTGCATGCCGCCCTGGCCGGGCTGCCCGAGGCCGACCGGCAGGTCATCGAGCTGCGCCACCGTGCCGACATGAGCTTCAAGCAGATCGCCGAGATGCTCGGTCAGCCCCTTGGCACGGTGCTGGCGCGGCACCATCGGGCCCTGCGGAAGCTCCGGGCCGTGCTGGAAGCGACCAAGACCACGGAATCGACGGCGTAG
- the metG gene encoding methionine--tRNA ligase subunit beta, which produces MSEQAPPADAPAQSESPFKPEIVFEDFARVDLRVAKVLEAVDHPKADRLLKLTLDDGSGTHRQICAGIKGHYTPEELVGRSIVIVANLAPRQLRGEESRGMLLAGSDAAKGQEERTVVLLSPMADLPPGSIVS; this is translated from the coding sequence ATGTCCGAACAAGCCCCGCCCGCCGATGCACCCGCCCAGAGCGAGTCGCCCTTCAAGCCCGAGATCGTGTTCGAGGACTTCGCCCGCGTCGACCTTCGCGTGGCCAAGGTGCTTGAGGCGGTCGATCACCCCAAGGCCGACCGGCTGCTGAAGCTCACCTTGGACGACGGCAGCGGCACGCACCGCCAGATCTGTGCGGGCATCAAGGGCCACTACACGCCCGAGGAGTTGGTTGGTCGCAGCATCGTGATCGTGGCGAACCTCGCGCCTCGGCAGCTGCGCGGCGAGGAAAGCCGCGGTATGCTGCTGGCAGGCAGCGACGCGGCCAAGGGCCAGGAAGAGCGCACGGTCGTGCTCCTGAGCCCGATGGCCGACCTGCCGCCCGGTTCGATCGTCAGTTGA